One genomic region from Nocardioides plantarum encodes:
- a CDS encoding reverse transcriptase domain-containing protein: MAAKNITVEEAALRLGLSVATVKRHLSQGRIAGQKIGGRWLVHADKLPTVTGVPTAASPAHSVDVTKALAQVMRTDRRELWIPDILHWEDFRAHPDEVLRAAQQTCVDGSVDPVEVVEVPKGDLLTRAGTLMSLPDRVAYHALCESFAADVEEALDDCVFSSRLDPRKGADFFKPGIQQWNAFQGAVAGASLFSTWIVETDLVSYFETISHEVLFRDLDAIGVDRKTTATIRRMLREWRRSSGHGLPIGCDASRLLGNFYLTRVDETMKREGYSYFRYMDDIRIVADSEIEALGALRRFEVLCRERALIVSGAKTKVEQISTRGAGTPDPIAMADYFFREGLSQTRVVLRKLFRDALVEKQIKVKHAKFALLRLGTLVDRGVLRRLIDRLDRLSVASPESAFYLRSFISEKKVQVALSKFLAGPSEPGMENYQRAWLLAAMLEVLSTPPAEWIDYARGVAWDANNPAYLRGLAMNLLALGQEASDLDKLVDLVSNNWDPALVRQGAAALRRVNRLEKREKDAILRRHPTLRSTVEYLGPRGSLPSLVQEGLWGAVRGVPNS, encoded by the coding sequence ATGGCAGCCAAGAACATCACGGTGGAAGAGGCGGCCCTACGCCTGGGGCTGTCGGTCGCCACCGTCAAACGACACCTGAGCCAAGGACGTATCGCCGGACAGAAGATTGGCGGGCGTTGGCTCGTCCACGCTGACAAGCTGCCGACCGTTACCGGCGTTCCGACAGCAGCGTCTCCCGCACACAGCGTGGACGTCACAAAAGCGCTGGCACAGGTTATGAGGACGGATCGACGCGAGTTGTGGATCCCTGACATCCTCCACTGGGAGGACTTCCGGGCCCACCCCGACGAAGTCCTGCGCGCCGCTCAGCAAACGTGTGTAGACGGCAGCGTTGATCCTGTCGAAGTCGTCGAAGTGCCCAAGGGCGATCTGCTGACCCGTGCAGGGACCCTCATGTCGTTGCCGGACAGAGTGGCGTACCACGCGCTGTGTGAGAGTTTCGCGGCGGACGTCGAGGAAGCCCTTGACGACTGCGTCTTCAGCTCGCGCCTCGATCCCAGAAAGGGCGCGGACTTCTTCAAGCCAGGTATTCAACAATGGAATGCGTTCCAAGGCGCCGTCGCCGGCGCAAGCTTGTTCAGCACGTGGATTGTCGAGACTGACCTTGTAAGCTACTTTGAGACCATCAGCCATGAGGTGCTGTTTCGTGACCTCGATGCGATCGGCGTCGACCGCAAGACGACTGCGACAATCAGGCGAATGCTTCGCGAGTGGCGCCGCAGCAGCGGACACGGTCTTCCCATCGGATGCGATGCCTCACGGCTTCTCGGTAACTTCTACCTCACAAGGGTGGACGAAACCATGAAACGCGAGGGTTACAGCTACTTCCGCTACATGGACGACATTCGGATCGTTGCGGATTCCGAGATCGAGGCGCTCGGAGCGCTACGGCGATTTGAGGTGCTATGCCGTGAGAGGGCGTTGATCGTCAGTGGCGCGAAGACCAAGGTGGAGCAGATCTCGACGCGTGGGGCCGGAACACCCGACCCGATCGCCATGGCGGACTACTTTTTCCGTGAGGGTCTCTCTCAAACTAGGGTCGTCTTGCGGAAGCTGTTCCGGGATGCGTTGGTAGAAAAACAGATCAAGGTCAAGCACGCCAAGTTTGCTCTATTGCGGCTTGGCACTCTCGTCGATCGCGGGGTCCTCCGCCGGCTCATCGACCGCTTGGACAGGTTGAGCGTGGCCTCTCCGGAATCAGCGTTCTACCTGCGGTCGTTCATTTCCGAGAAGAAGGTCCAGGTTGCACTTTCGAAGTTCCTCGCGGGTCCTAGCGAACCCGGGATGGAAAACTACCAGCGGGCCTGGCTCTTAGCCGCAATGCTTGAGGTGTTGAGCACCCCTCCTGCCGAGTGGATCGACTATGCGCGTGGCGTCGCCTGGGATGCGAACAACCCCGCTTATCTGCGGGGTCTTGCCATGAATCTGCTCGCGCTAGGCCAGGAGGCCAGTGACCTCGACAAACTGGTCGATCTAGTGAGCAACAACTGGGACCCGGCTCTCGTGCGACAAGGTGCGGCGGCCCTGCGTAGAGTCAACCGGCTGGAGAAGAGAGAGAAGGACGCGATTCTCCGCCGTCACCCGACTCTCAGATCAACAGTTGAGTACCTCGGGCCACGGGGCTCACTACCTTCGCTGGTGCAAGAAGGTCTGTGGGGGGCAGTTCGCGGCGTCCCGAACAGTTGA
- a CDS encoding tetratricopeptide repeat protein, with protein MMVAIGLLDAELRPADRFTSEGAHPVRPGSKAPTMATSSRKMSPRLDETTIGDRVTAEAEYMRDRALHRVELSPTANTWARLAQAYAALCDDANAVSAARASIALASAADTTSVRIAAEILTQHGDALSAYDALLPMEKSTALAITFATVAHELGRTEEALDSLSGREGPLVESFIGFLLVSREEYQKAVGHLRSALFGYPEDADAAMNLAVALFAMGAKKKAIASALRASRTAPGRKDLSLGYLEMLLEVGDVARAASEIRRLDHSGVIADAHSLVIQARVRLMSGEPARALALLGDALAEAKSENNPTLEAEIAANRETLRYDLGKIDRDSARRELASLMKRFPDNDAVLLNFCHVVHRRSEAPELRRAFEHLDAALSPERRAYVRHQLAVLEGDSEGAASSALDWFELEKDNPAAASAAVLALGIGLQRWKEAEKVARFALETIEPSASLANNAAYAIAMAGYPLEAKKILEPWMNSGFVVKATMGLACLAHDELQKGMRLYREAAAEAERVDFDSRSLMAIYQALIVRQLGLYDGDRRAVLEATALVPVELPDDWKDRPDFLRLRNACLHNGYSWPLSL; from the coding sequence ATGATGGTCGCCATTGGTCTACTGGACGCCGAGTTGCGCCCGGCAGACCGCTTCACCAGCGAGGGCGCACATCCTGTCCGTCCAGGCAGTAAGGCGCCGACTATGGCCACCTCGTCGCGCAAGATGTCTCCGCGGCTAGACGAGACCACCATCGGAGACCGCGTCACGGCCGAGGCCGAGTACATGCGGGATCGAGCTCTGCACCGAGTCGAGTTGAGCCCGACGGCCAACACCTGGGCGCGACTTGCCCAGGCGTACGCCGCGTTGTGTGACGACGCGAACGCAGTTTCCGCTGCTCGTGCAAGCATCGCACTTGCCAGTGCTGCGGACACTACCTCGGTGCGGATTGCGGCCGAGATCCTTACTCAGCACGGCGATGCGCTGTCCGCGTACGACGCATTGCTCCCGATGGAGAAGTCCACAGCACTCGCCATCACTTTCGCAACTGTCGCCCACGAGCTCGGCCGTACGGAAGAAGCTCTCGATTCCTTGAGTGGTCGAGAAGGACCGCTGGTCGAGTCATTCATTGGCTTCCTACTCGTGAGCCGAGAGGAGTACCAGAAGGCGGTGGGGCACCTTCGTTCCGCACTCTTCGGGTATCCCGAGGATGCCGACGCTGCGATGAACCTGGCCGTCGCCCTGTTCGCAATGGGGGCGAAGAAGAAGGCAATCGCTTCTGCGCTTCGCGCTTCACGGACAGCGCCTGGGAGAAAGGACCTCTCTCTTGGCTACCTGGAGATGTTGCTCGAAGTCGGGGATGTTGCGCGAGCGGCATCCGAGATTCGACGGCTCGACCACTCAGGCGTCATTGCAGACGCACACTCCCTAGTGATCCAGGCGCGCGTACGGCTGATGTCGGGGGAGCCGGCCAGGGCGCTTGCTCTACTCGGCGATGCACTGGCCGAGGCCAAGTCTGAGAATAACCCGACGCTTGAGGCTGAGATTGCTGCCAACCGCGAAACGTTGCGGTACGACCTCGGAAAGATTGACCGTGACAGTGCGCGCCGGGAACTCGCTAGCCTCATGAAGCGCTTTCCCGACAACGACGCGGTGCTTCTCAACTTTTGCCACGTCGTCCATCGTCGTTCGGAGGCGCCGGAACTGCGACGCGCCTTCGAACACCTCGATGCCGCGCTGTCACCAGAGCGCCGGGCATACGTTCGTCATCAACTTGCCGTTCTCGAAGGTGACTCGGAGGGTGCTGCCAGTTCGGCGCTTGATTGGTTTGAGTTGGAGAAGGACAACCCGGCAGCGGCCTCCGCCGCGGTGCTGGCTCTTGGAATCGGTCTGCAGCGCTGGAAGGAGGCCGAGAAGGTCGCTCGATTCGCGCTGGAGACAATCGAGCCGTCTGCGTCGTTGGCCAACAACGCTGCATACGCGATCGCTATGGCTGGGTACCCGCTAGAGGCGAAGAAGATCCTTGAGCCCTGGATGAATAGTGGCTTTGTCGTGAAGGCCACGATGGGGCTGGCGTGCCTGGCCCATGACGAACTCCAGAAGGGCATGCGGCTATACCGTGAAGCAGCGGCAGAGGCTGAGCGAGTCGACTTCGACTCACGCAGTCTTATGGCTATCTACCAAGCGTTGATCGTTCGCCAGCTGGGGTTGTACGACGGGGACCGTCGCGCGGTCCTGGAGGCCACTGCGCTCGTGCCAGTCGAGTTGCCTGACGACTGGAAGGACCGGCCTGACTTCCTGCGCCTGCGTAATGCGTGTCTGCACAACGGCTACTCGTGGCCATTGTCGCTCTGA
- a CDS encoding protein kinase domain-containing protein gives MTLPHNVAPWANLLPSRNLGNYVIGNYLGHGAFSLVFEVTHLQTGGRFAMKILLPLSSGEDVVDFVYEGQLLKKLNKCSGVISLVETGAEIVPLAFGQGMPSVPVKIDFHVLSLASGSLEELIEDSTVLALIPWHERLAIWRSVVLGVHQMHVKDVAHRDLKSSNCLLMVSGARTEARIGDLGRAKDLILPPRFAPTDYFRGRGDLTFAPPEYLLAQGGNTKADCKNADLYGLGSLLFELGTGHPITGAALGSVRAVLVQGEQDLATGVMRDLATLRPKYRAAIEEFTDELPSTLRHSATELVTQLCDPVPELRQPRSAPGRRKASPSELNWLLRRADILTRMLKCDGPRRRYSSPKQVTRSA, from the coding sequence GTGACGCTCCCGCATAATGTCGCGCCTTGGGCGAACCTACTTCCGTCGCGGAACCTGGGCAATTACGTCATAGGCAACTACTTGGGGCACGGCGCATTTAGCCTTGTATTTGAGGTGACGCACCTCCAGACGGGCGGACGCTTCGCTATGAAGATCCTGCTACCCCTCAGCAGTGGCGAAGACGTAGTCGACTTCGTTTACGAGGGCCAGCTCCTCAAAAAGCTTAACAAATGTTCGGGTGTCATCAGCTTGGTCGAGACCGGAGCAGAGATTGTACCTCTTGCATTCGGTCAAGGCATGCCGTCAGTGCCGGTGAAGATCGATTTTCACGTGCTGTCCCTCGCCTCTGGCTCGCTCGAGGAACTCATCGAGGACTCCACTGTGCTTGCGCTAATCCCGTGGCACGAGCGTCTTGCGATTTGGAGGAGTGTCGTTCTAGGAGTCCATCAGATGCACGTGAAAGATGTTGCTCATAGAGACCTTAAGAGCAGCAACTGTCTTCTGATGGTCAGCGGCGCTAGGACCGAGGCCAGGATCGGTGACCTCGGCCGTGCGAAGGACCTGATCCTGCCGCCGCGCTTTGCACCTACCGACTATTTCCGAGGTCGCGGAGACCTTACATTTGCTCCGCCGGAGTATCTGCTAGCCCAGGGCGGCAACACGAAGGCAGACTGCAAAAACGCAGACCTCTACGGCCTTGGGTCATTGTTGTTCGAGCTCGGCACCGGGCATCCGATCACAGGGGCCGCCTTGGGGTCGGTTCGTGCGGTGCTCGTCCAGGGAGAGCAGGACTTGGCGACTGGCGTAATGCGTGACTTGGCGACCCTGCGGCCAAAGTACCGCGCCGCTATCGAGGAGTTCACCGATGAGTTGCCATCCACGTTGCGACATTCGGCAACAGAACTGGTTACCCAGTTGTGCGATCCCGTTCCTGAGCTGAGGCAGCCCCGTTCGGCTCCAGGCCGAAGGAAGGCATCACCGAGCGAGTTGAACTGGCTGCTCAGACGTGCGGACATCCTTACCCGAATGCTGAAATGCGACGGCCCCCGTCGTCGATATTCTTCCCCGAAGCAAGTAACCAGGAGTGCATGA
- a CDS encoding helix-turn-helix domain-containing protein, translated as MTSTDSAANLLRSLRRDQGRSLRTAAADIGVAPSQLSRLERGQRALGDGMPERLATYYGVPAEVIALAQGEVPEDIVRILQQHPDELDELRSRYASDDGEL; from the coding sequence ATGACGTCGACGGACAGCGCAGCGAACTTGCTGAGGTCACTCCGCCGCGATCAGGGTCGGTCGCTGCGAACGGCGGCTGCCGACATCGGTGTCGCGCCGTCACAACTGTCTCGTCTCGAACGAGGCCAACGGGCCTTGGGCGATGGAATGCCTGAACGACTGGCAACGTACTACGGCGTTCCTGCCGAGGTTATCGCGCTGGCGCAGGGCGAGGTTCCCGAGGACATCGTTCGCATCTTGCAGCAGCACCCAGACGAACTCGACGAGCTCCGCTCCAGATACGCGAGTGACGACGGTGAATTGTGA